One genomic window of Macrobrachium rosenbergii isolate ZJJX-2024 chromosome 51, ASM4041242v1, whole genome shotgun sequence includes the following:
- the LOC136833506 gene encoding LOW QUALITY PROTEIN: fibroin heavy chain-like (The sequence of the model RefSeq protein was modified relative to this genomic sequence to represent the inferred CDS: deleted 2 bases in 1 codon) gives MVASSNMKLLILVLVSVAAADNPPSTSYGPPSGGNGNGYGYGVDPAIAALTENIPGGGVPGEDYPILASVPDTGFSCDQQNVPGYYADTADEAGCQVFHICQDRPNGRRQKDSFLCPNGTIFNQQYLVCDWWFNFDCSTAEGFYSVNELIGVEPYGYGNGNGNTNANTGYGSNSNGNGFGSTSNGRKNGNGANVYGSNGNGAKNGNGASNGYGSSGNGAKNGNGASNGYGSNGNGAKNGNGASNGSGSNGNGAKNGNGASNGYGSNGNGAKNGNGASNGYGSNGNGAKNGNGASNGYGSNGNAKNGNGKWNGNGASNGYGSNGNGAKNGNGASNGYGSNGNGAKNGNGASNGYSPNGNGAKNGNGASNGYGSNGNGAKNGNGASNGYSSNGNGAKNGNGASNGYGSNGNGAKNGNGASNGYGSNGNGAKNGNGASNGYGSNGNGAKNGNGASNGYGSNGNGAKNGNGASNGYGSNGNGAKNGNGASNGYGSNGNGAKNGNGASNGYGSNGNGAKNGNGASNAYGSNGNGAKNGNGASNGYGSNGNGAKNGNGASNGYGSNGNGAKNGNGASNGYGSNGNGAKNGNGASNGYGSNGNGAKNGNGAKNGNGASNGYGSNGNGAQNGNGASNGYGSNGNGAQNGNGASNGYGSNGNGAKNGNGASNGYGSNGNGAKNGNGASNGYGSNGNGAQNGNGASNGYGSNGNGAKNGNGNGASNGNGNGNGASNGYGSNGNGAKNGNGASNGYGSNGNGAKNGNGASNGYGSNGNGAQNGNGASNGYGSNGNGAKNGNGASNGYASNGNGAKNGNGASNGYGSNGNGAKNGNGASNGNGASNGYGSNGNGAKNGNGASNGYGSNGNGAKNGNGASNGYGSNGSGAKNGNGASNGYGSNGNGAKNGNGASNGYGSNGNGAKNGNGASNGASNGYGSNGNGAKNGNGASNGYGSNGNGAKNGNGASSGYGSNGNGAKNGNGASNGYGSNGNGANNGNGASNGYGSNGNGANNGNGASNGYGSNGNGATNSNGAFSGFRPNGNGASNGYESSNTASDVYGSFDDDASDGALDVYSTNGNGNNNSNDGYDSSEVGQDLIGTGVYDANSFLPPIDSSSSYIN, from the exons ATGGTGGCATCCTCCAATATGAAGCTTCTCATTTTAG TTTTAGTAAGTGTTGCCGCTGCCGATAACCCACCGTCCACCAGCTATGGCCCCCCCTCTGGAGGCAATGGCAACGGGTACGGATATGGAGTAGATCCCGCCATTGCTGCTCTTACTGAGAACATACCTGGAGGTGGTGTCCCAGGAGAAGACTACCCCATTTTGGCCTCTGTCCCCGACACTGGATTCTCGTGTGATCAGCAGAATGTCCCTGGTTATTACGCTGACACGGCCGATGAAGCCGGCTGCCAAGTCTTCCACATCTGCCAAGATCGTCCCAATGGGCGCCGTCAGAAGGACTCTTTCCTCTGCCCCAACGGAACCATTTTTAACCAGCAATACTTGGTTTGCgactggtggttcaacttcgaCTGCTCTACAGCTGAAGGTTTTTATTCCGTGAACGAACTTATCGGAGTTGAACCATACGGCTATGGTAACGGCAATGGAAACACCAATGCCAATACTGGATATGGTTCCAACAGTAATGGAAACGGATTCGGATCCACGAGCAATGGACGCAAAAATGGCAATGGTGCCAATGTTTATGGATCTAATGGTAATGGTGCAAAGAATGGTAATGGAGCCTCCAATGGTTATGGATCTAGTGGCAATGGTGCAAAGAATGGAAATGGAGCCTCCAATGGTTATGGATCTAATGGCAATGGTGCAAAGAATGGAAATGGAGCCTCCAATGGTTCTGGATCTAATGGCAATGGTGCAAAGAACGGAAATGGAGCCTCCAATGGTTATGGATCTAATGGCAATGGTGCAAAGAACGGAAATGGAGCCTCCAATGGTTATGGATCTAATGGCAATGGTGCAAAGAATGGAAATGGAGCCTCCAATGGTTATGGATCTAATGGCAATGCAAAGAATGGAAATGGA aaatggaatggaaatggaGCTTCCAATGGTTATGGATCTAATGGCAATGGTGCAAAGAATGGAAATGGAGCATCCAATGGTTATGGATCTAATGGCAATGGTGCAAAGAATGGAAATGGAGCCTCCAATGGATACAGCCCTAATGGCAATGGTGCAAAGAATGGAAATGGAGCATCCAATGGTTATGGATCTAATGGTAATGGTGCAAAGAATGGAAATGGGGCCTCCAATGGATACAGCTCTAATGGTAATGGTGCAAAGAATGGAAATGGAGCATCCAATGGTTATGGATCTAATGGCAATGGTGCAAAGAATGGAAATGGAGCATCCAATGGATACGGATCTAATGGCAATGGTGCAAAGAATGGAAATGGGGCATCCAATGGTTATGGATCTAATGGCAATGGTGCTAAGAATGGAAATGGAGCATCCAATGGTTATGGATCTAATGGCAATGGTGCAAAGAATGGAAATGGAGCCTCCAATGGATACGGATCTAATGGCAATGGTGCAAAGAATGGAAATGGAGCCTCCAATGGATACGGATCTAATGGCAATGGTGCAAAGAATGGAAATGGAGCATCCAATGGTTATGGATCTAATGGCAATGGTGCTAAGAATGGAAATGGAGCCTCCAATGCTTATGGATCTAATGGCAATGGTGCAAAGAATGGAAATGGAGCCTCCAATGGATACGGATCTAATGGCAATGGTGCAAAGAATGGAAATGGAGCATCCAATGGATACGGATCTAATGGTAATGGTGCAAAGAATGGAAATGGAGCCTCCAATGGTTATGGATCTAATGGCAATGGTGCAAAGAATGGAAATGGAGCATCCAATGGTTACGGATCTAATGGCAATGGTGCAAAGAATGGCAATGGTGCAAAGAATGGAAATGGAGCCTCCAATGGATACGGATCTAATGGTAATGGTGCACAGAATGGAAATGGAGCCTCCAATGGATACGGATCTAATGGTAATGGTGCACAGAATGGCAATGGAGCCTCCAATGGATACGGATCTAATGGCAATGGTGCAAAGAATGGAAATGGAGCTTCCAATGGTTATGGATCTAATGGCAATGGTGCAAAGAATGGAAATGGAGCCTCCAATGGTTATGGATCTAATGGCAATGGTGCACAGAATGGCAATGGAGCTTCCAATGGATATGGATCTAATGGCAATGGTGCaaagaatggaaatggaaatggagcTTCTAATGGCAATGGT AATGGAAATGGAGCTTCCAATGGTTATGGATCTAATGGCAATGGTGCAAAGAATGGAAATGGAGCTTCCAATGGTTATGGATCTAATGGCAATGGTGCAAAGAATGGAAATGGAGCCTCCAATGGATACGGATCTAATGGCAATGGTGCACAGAATGGAAATGGAGCCTCAAATGGATATGGATCTAATGGCAATGGTGCAAAGAATGGAAATGGAGCATCCAATGGATACGCATCTAATGGCAATGGTGCAAAGAATGGAAATGGAGCCTCCAATGGTTATGGATCTAATGGCAATGGTGCAAAGAATGGAAATGGAGCCTCA AATGGAAATGGAGCCTCCAATGGATACGGATCTAATGGCAATGGTGCAAAGAATGGAAATGGAGCCTCCAATGGATACGGATCTAATGGCAATGGTGCAAAGAATGGAAATGGAGCATCCAATGGTTATGGATCTAATGGCAGTGGTGCAAAGAATGGAAATGGAGCCTCCAATGGTTATGGATCTAATGGCAATGGTGCAAAGAATGGAAATGGAGCCTCCAATGGATACGGATCTAATGGCAATGGTGCAAAGAATGGAAATGGAGCTTCCAATGGAGCCTCCAATGGATACGGATCTAATGGCAATGGTGCAAAGAATGGAAATGGAGCCTCTAATGGTTATGGATCTAATGGCAATGGAGCAAAGAATGGAAATGGGGCCTCCAGTGGTTATGGATCTAATGGCAATGGTGCCAAGAACGGTAATGGAGCCTCCAATGGTTATGGCTCTAATGGCAACGGGGCTAATAATGGTAATGGAGCCTCCAACGGTTATGGCTCCAATGGCAACGGGGCTAATAATGGTAATGGAGCCTCCAATGGCTATGGCTCTAATGGAAACGGTGCTACAAACAGTAATGGGGCATTCAGTGGCTTCAGACCTAACGGCAACGGTGCTTCCAATGGATATGAATCCAGCAACACTGCCTCTGATGTATATGGTTCTTTTGACGATGATGCTAGTGATGGAGCTCTTGATGTATACAGCACTAATGGAAatggcaacaacaacagcaatgatGGATATGATTCCAGTGAAGTCGGCCAGGACCTCATCGGCACTGGTGTCTATGACGCCAACAGCTTTCTCCCACCTATCGATTCCTCTAGCTCTTACATCAACTAA